From a single Metopolophium dirhodum isolate CAU chromosome 6, ASM1992520v1, whole genome shotgun sequence genomic region:
- the LOC132947586 gene encoding uncharacterized protein LOC132947586 yields MSNIAAQDKKSSDIKFVSLPNLMVPAVDDHLSNVLKPSESSDVLSFPVNKRSASLPNVAVRENSSGDAPKTGQSFGTSAELPVSTDSPSRAESSVLALMPPATPEDDCWIKTPLSVSSRLPPVEARVMGTVTSSDAGTDNGHA; encoded by the exons ATGTCAAATATTGCCGCTCAAGACAAGAAGTCGTCAGATATCAA ATTTGTATCGTTACCGAAT TTGATGGTACCGGCTGTCGACGATCACCTGTCGAATGTGCTGAAACCGTCGGAGAGCAGCGATGTCCTTAGCTTCCCGGTGAACAAGAGATCTGCGTCTTTGCCTAATGTGGCCGTACGTGAAAATTCCTCGGGCGATGCTCCCAAAACTGGACAGTCGTTCGGTACGTCCGCGGAGTTGCCCGTTTCGACGGATTCACCGTCACGTGCCGAATCGTCTGTCTTGGCATTGATGCCACCTGCCACTCCAGAAGATGACTGTTGGATCAAAACGCCGTTATCCGTCTCGTCGCGGCTGCCACCGGTAGAAGCCAGAGTAATGGGTACGGTAACCAGCAGTGACGCGGGAACGGACAACGGTCACGCCTAG